A single window of Caldimicrobium thiodismutans DNA harbors:
- a CDS encoding KpsF/GutQ family sugar-phosphate isomerase, translated as MENSQILKRALEVIEIEKEGLESLIKNLDLSFNRAINFILQSQGRVVVTGVGKSGLIGKKISATLSSTGTPSFFLHPVEALHGDLGMVTSEDILLALSYSGNTLEVCEVVKILKSRKVPIISMTGNSKSVLAGLSDVVLNTKVPREACPFGLAPTTSTTAMLALGDALAIVLFELRGLQADDFKRNHPGGTLGERLKVKVKEIMLTGEKIPLVQEGTFLKEALEELDRKKLGAVLIVNTLGHLTGILTDGDLRRLITKHKGLPETKIEEVMTRTPKRIEENRLAAEALELMEKHQITVLPVVNFDGLLVGILHLHDILGKGTFKFLV; from the coding sequence ATGGAAAACTCTCAGATACTTAAACGGGCTCTTGAGGTCATTGAAATTGAGAAAGAGGGTTTAGAGAGCCTTATTAAAAATTTAGATCTTTCTTTTAATCGCGCAATTAACTTCATTTTACAAAGTCAGGGAAGGGTTGTTGTTACAGGAGTTGGGAAAAGCGGACTCATAGGCAAAAAAATCTCAGCCACCCTTTCTTCAACTGGCACTCCCTCCTTTTTCTTGCATCCCGTTGAAGCCCTTCATGGAGACCTTGGTATGGTTACCTCTGAAGATATTCTCCTTGCCCTCTCCTATTCTGGTAATACCCTTGAGGTCTGTGAAGTGGTCAAGATCCTAAAATCAAGAAAGGTTCCAATTATATCTATGACAGGTAACTCTAAAAGCGTTCTTGCAGGGCTTTCGGATGTGGTTCTAAATACTAAGGTCCCCAGAGAGGCCTGTCCTTTTGGTCTTGCCCCCACAACCAGCACAACCGCTATGCTTGCCCTTGGAGATGCTTTAGCTATTGTCCTCTTTGAGTTAAGAGGCCTTCAGGCTGATGATTTTAAAAGAAATCATCCCGGAGGCACCCTTGGGGAAAGACTCAAAGTAAAAGTCAAGGAGATTATGCTTACTGGAGAAAAAATTCCTCTTGTTCAGGAAGGCACCTTTCTCAAAGAGGCCCTTGAGGAACTTGATAGAAAAAAACTCGGGGCAGTTCTTATAGTAAATACTCTGGGTCATCTAACTGGAATTCTTACAGACGGAGACCTAAGAAGACTTATTACAAAGCATAAAGGGCTTCCAGAGACCAAGATTGAAGAAGTAATGACCAGAACCCCTAAAAGAATTGAAGAGAATAGACTTGCCGCTGAGGCCTTAGAATTAATGGAAAAACATCAAATAACTGTGCTTCCTGTAGTCAACTTTGATGGGCTCTTGGTAGGTATCCTTCATCTTCATGACATCCTCGGCAAAGGCACCTTTAAATTTCTGGTCTAA
- a CDS encoding cob(I)yrinic acid a,c-diamide adenosyltransferase — protein sequence MLEKGYIQVYTGEGKGKTTCAVGLSIRALGAGLKVAFFQFFKPPTSSEVKILKRFFPELYYASFHTQGFVKGNVDNALKEKILKGYELFKQLLKDGGYDLFVLDEFVYALNWNIIDLQEFLKVLERRPPKIEVVITGRFAPQPLIEKADLVTEMRPLKHYLDKGVRARCGIEW from the coding sequence ATGTTGGAAAAGGGATATATACAGGTCTACACTGGGGAGGGCAAAGGTAAGACTACCTGTGCTGTCGGGCTCTCCATCCGGGCCTTAGGAGCTGGTTTAAAAGTAGCTTTCTTTCAATTCTTCAAACCCCCTACTTCTTCAGAGGTAAAAATTCTTAAAAGATTTTTTCCAGAGCTTTATTATGCCTCCTTTCATACCCAGGGCTTTGTTAAAGGAAATGTAGATAATGCCTTGAAAGAAAAAATCTTAAAAGGATATGAACTTTTCAAACAACTTCTAAAAGATGGGGGATATGACCTTTTTGTATTGGATGAATTTGTTTATGCCCTAAACTGGAATATAATAGACTTACAGGAATTTCTGAAGGTTTTAGAGAGAAGGCCTCCCAAAATTGAGGTTGTTATTACTGGGAGATTTGCGCCTCAGCCTCTGATAGAAAAGGCTGATCTTGTTACCGAGATGAGACCACTTAAGCATTATTTAGATAAAGGAGTAAGAGCCCGGTGCGGAATAGAGTGGTAG
- the mqnC gene encoding cyclic dehypoxanthinyl futalosine synthase codes for MRNRVVEKIKSKVLDGLPLEKEEALYLFRLPLYILGEIARTIRFKINPTRIVTYVVDRNINYTNICISGCKFCAYYRAPNSPEGYVLSFEEIAKKIEETLSLGGYQILLQGGLHPELTLEYFEELFSFLKSRFPEVHLHALSPPEVLYLSRLSGLSIEEVLKRLVQAGLDSIPGGGAEILVDRVRQVISPNKATAEEWLMVMETAHNLGLKTTATMMFGHIETEEEILEHLFKLRSLQDRTSGFTAFIPWTFQPKNTALSYIKKAGSARYLQVLAISRIILHNFKNIQVSWVTQGPKIAQLALDFGGNDFGSTMIEENVVASAGVSHRLSERDLRAYIESAGYIPKRRKMDYTLLEN; via the coding sequence GTGCGGAATAGAGTGGTAGAAAAGATTAAATCCAAGGTCCTTGATGGTCTTCCTCTTGAAAAGGAAGAGGCCTTATATTTATTCAGACTTCCCCTTTACATCCTGGGAGAGATTGCCCGAACTATCCGTTTCAAAATAAACCCAACCAGGATAGTTACCTATGTGGTGGATAGAAATATAAATTATACTAATATTTGTATTTCTGGTTGTAAGTTTTGTGCCTACTATAGGGCCCCTAATTCTCCTGAGGGGTATGTGCTCTCCTTTGAAGAGATTGCTAAAAAGATTGAGGAGACTCTTTCCCTGGGTGGCTATCAGATTCTTCTTCAGGGGGGGCTCCATCCGGAGCTTACTCTTGAGTATTTTGAAGAGCTCTTTTCTTTTTTAAAGAGCCGCTTTCCAGAGGTTCACCTGCATGCCCTTTCTCCACCCGAGGTTCTTTATCTGAGCAGACTATCTGGTTTAAGCATAGAGGAGGTTCTGAAAAGGCTTGTTCAAGCTGGTCTTGATTCAATTCCCGGGGGAGGTGCTGAAATCCTTGTAGATAGGGTTAGACAGGTTATTTCCCCCAACAAGGCAACTGCGGAAGAATGGCTAATGGTGATGGAGACTGCTCATAACTTAGGTCTTAAAACTACAGCTACCATGATGTTTGGCCATATTGAGACAGAAGAAGAGATTCTGGAGCATCTTTTTAAGTTAAGGAGCCTTCAGGATAGAACCAGTGGTTTTACAGCCTTTATCCCCTGGACCTTTCAGCCCAAAAATACCGCTCTTTCCTATATAAAAAAGGCTGGCTCAGCCAGGTATCTGCAGGTGCTTGCTATAAGCAGGATAATACTCCATAATTTTAAAAATATTCAGGTCTCCTGGGTTACGCAGGGCCCAAAGATTGCTCAGCTTGCCCTTGATTTTGGTGGAAATGACTTTGGAAGTACCATGATTGAGGAGAATGTAGTTGCCTCTGCTGGGGTCTCGCATCGTCTGAGTGAGAGGGATCTCAGGGCTTATATTGAATCCGCAGGCTATATTCCGAAGCGTCGTAAAATGGATTACACCCTTCTTGAGAATTAA
- a CDS encoding amidohydrolase family protein produces MEEIFLENRHHLLIRSKYLLPLPQSPLYDGAIEIKDLKIHRIGPYRSLKKEVSKAKLIDLEDLVVLPVLTNAHLHLELSALRFRIPPSGKFLLWVRQVIKKRADLTPIEIKESATFALNELLREGIGVIGEVTNSALTVEILSKSPLYGYIFQEIINFKGSSPLSELKDFSPRFKITYSAHAPYTVSPLLLQVIKSYNRKRKRLFVIHLAESSEEIEFLKQGKGPIAELLKERGQWNESFKAPGISPVKYLESLNALDENTLIVHGIHLEDEDLEILAKRGVKVCVCPRSNLYTGAGFPNLSKMLAYGLTICLGTDSLASNDRLSIFEEIKTLHSFYTEIPPLKLLEMATVNGARILGFEERGSLNFGAWANLLAVATSTPLSNSMDKALEEFLSCEKEVKYRFYAGL; encoded by the coding sequence ATGGAAGAAATCTTTCTTGAGAACAGGCACCACCTTCTTATTCGGTCTAAGTATCTTTTACCCCTTCCGCAAAGCCCTCTTTATGACGGTGCTATTGAGATCAAAGATTTAAAGATTCATAGAATTGGCCCTTACAGATCTCTTAAAAAGGAGGTCTCAAAGGCAAAGCTCATTGATCTTGAAGACTTGGTAGTTCTGCCAGTCCTTACTAATGCACATCTTCATCTTGAGCTATCCGCCCTTCGTTTTAGAATCCCTCCTTCAGGCAAATTTTTACTCTGGGTAAGACAGGTTATCAAAAAACGTGCTGACCTTACTCCTATTGAGATAAAAGAATCGGCAACTTTTGCTTTAAATGAACTTCTACGCGAGGGAATTGGGGTTATCGGAGAGGTTACCAATTCAGCTTTAACAGTTGAAATTCTCTCCAAATCACCGCTTTATGGATATATTTTTCAGGAAATTATTAATTTTAAAGGTAGTTCCCCTTTGAGTGAACTAAAGGATTTTTCACCCCGGTTTAAGATTACCTATTCGGCGCACGCCCCTTATACAGTTTCTCCCCTTCTTCTTCAGGTTATAAAGTCCTATAATCGGAAGAGAAAAAGGCTTTTTGTAATTCATCTTGCAGAGTCCTCTGAGGAGATAGAATTCTTAAAGCAAGGAAAAGGTCCCATAGCTGAGCTTCTCAAAGAAAGGGGACAATGGAACGAATCCTTTAAAGCTCCCGGGATTTCTCCAGTCAAATATCTTGAAAGTCTAAATGCCTTAGATGAAAATACCCTCATTGTTCATGGAATACACTTAGAAGATGAGGATCTGGAGATTTTGGCTAAAAGAGGGGTCAAGGTCTGTGTATGTCCAAGAAGTAATCTCTACACTGGAGCTGGATTTCCCAATCTTTCCAAAATGCTTGCTTATGGCCTTACCATTTGCTTAGGGACAGATTCCTTAGCAAGCAATGATAGGCTTTCTATCTTTGAGGAGATAAAAACTTTACATTCCTTTTATACTGAAATTCCTCCCTTAAAACTTCTTGAAATGGCAACTGTTAATGGCGCCAGAATTCTTGGTTTTGAAGAGAGAGGGTCCCTTAATTTTGGGGCTTGGGCTAATCTCCTTGCTGTTGCAACTTCTACCCCCTTATCTAACTCAATGGATAAGGCCTTAGAGGAGTTTCTTTCCTGTGAAAAGGAAGTAAAATATCGTTTTTATGCTGGTCTTTAG
- a CDS encoding menaquinone biosynthetic enzyme MqnA/MqnD family protein, protein MLVFSSNSLLKIGLPRYLNTLPLLHFLKVEGVADLYLLTPSEINSALQNKELQAGLASSLFYAKNFKDFLILPDLSISTVGKVRSVILYHKVPLPELNQCPLGITPETETSFGLLRIILEEFFHIKPEYLILKKKIIQGALKEELFKLSGYLAIGDEALLLEREEVFPFSTDLAEIWLKKTHLPFVFALFIARKDLLDTEREKLKIFLSALYLSRAKGLSALQEIVETSHLPLNKDFALKYLHHLEFDFSGLKQRAFLHFCKLLYKKRIIKEVPKLYFFEL, encoded by the coding sequence ATGCTGGTCTTTAGTTCAAATTCCCTTTTAAAAATAGGCCTTCCTCGATATCTTAATACCCTACCTCTTCTTCATTTTTTAAAGGTGGAAGGGGTAGCAGATCTTTATTTATTAACACCTTCGGAGATAAATTCTGCATTGCAGAATAAAGAGCTTCAGGCTGGTCTGGCCTCAAGTCTCTTTTATGCCAAAAATTTCAAAGATTTTCTTATTTTGCCTGACCTTTCTATTAGCACCGTTGGTAAGGTTAGAAGCGTCATTCTCTATCACAAGGTCCCCCTTCCGGAACTTAATCAATGCCCTCTTGGGATAACTCCAGAGACTGAGACCTCTTTTGGACTTTTACGCATAATTCTTGAGGAATTTTTCCACATAAAACCTGAGTATCTTATTCTGAAGAAAAAAATCATTCAAGGAGCTTTAAAGGAAGAACTTTTTAAACTCTCAGGTTATCTTGCTATTGGAGATGAGGCTTTGTTACTTGAAAGGGAAGAGGTTTTTCCCTTCAGCACAGATCTTGCAGAGATTTGGTTAAAAAAGACCCACCTCCCCTTTGTTTTTGCCCTTTTTATTGCCAGAAAGGATCTTTTGGATACAGAAAGAGAAAAATTAAAAATATTTTTATCTGCCCTTTATTTAAGCCGTGCTAAAGGACTTTCTGCCCTTCAAGAAATTGTTGAGACCTCTCACCTACCTTTAAACAAGGATTTTGCCTTGAAATATCTTCATCATTTAGAATTTGACTTTTCAGGGCTAAAGCAAAGGGCCTTTTTACATTTTTGTAAGCTTCTCTACAAAAAGAGGATAATAAAAGAGGTTCCGAAGCTTTATTTTTTTGAGCTATGA
- a CDS encoding ubiquinone/menaquinone biosynthesis methyltransferase, whose translation MKRNNQDHKAFVKAKFDRIVRRYDLVNSLGSFYQDYFWRKAVAKLFKEVEGPFLDLCSGPFTLSFEILKVNPSKLFALDLSFEMLLYGKSKVSPLQKYIYPIRGDAERLPFKEETFGAISIAFGLRNLPDRAKALQEFYRVLKPGGLLVILEFSKPKNFLFRYPYLLYLKYGLSFIGGLLTGDKEAYQYLASSIEKFPPVEEIHKLLEKNGFKRLLLKSLTLGVVTLYAYIKEDLPFLKGF comes from the coding sequence ATGAAAAGAAATAATCAAGACCATAAAGCCTTTGTTAAAGCAAAGTTTGATCGCATTGTAAGGCGTTATGATCTTGTAAATTCCTTAGGGAGTTTTTATCAGGATTATTTCTGGAGAAAAGCGGTAGCCAAACTCTTTAAAGAGGTAGAGGGGCCTTTTTTGGATCTATGCTCTGGCCCTTTTACCCTTAGTTTTGAAATCTTAAAAGTAAATCCCTCTAAGCTTTTTGCCTTAGATCTGAGTTTTGAGATGCTCCTTTATGGCAAAAGTAAGGTTTCTCCTTTGCAAAAGTATATTTATCCCATAAGAGGTGATGCTGAGAGGCTTCCCTTTAAAGAGGAGACCTTTGGAGCTATTAGCATTGCCTTTGGACTGAGAAATCTTCCTGACAGGGCAAAGGCCCTCCAAGAATTCTACAGGGTGTTAAAACCAGGAGGACTTCTTGTGATTCTTGAGTTCTCAAAGCCAAAAAATTTTCTTTTTAGGTATCCCTATCTTCTTTATCTTAAATATGGGTTATCCTTTATAGGAGGCCTCCTCACCGGGGATAAGGAAGCCTATCAGTATCTGGCAAGTTCAATTGAGAAATTCCCACCTGTTGAGGAGATTCATAAACTCCTTGAAAAAAATGGCTTTAAAAGGCTCCTTTTAAAATCCCTTACCTTAGGGGTAGTAACCCTTTATGCTTATATAAAAGAAGATTTACCCTTCCTCAAGGGGTTTTAA
- a CDS encoding biotin/lipoyl-containing protein has translation MGYVFVKPGMSPREIVQKVRELPGVSLVSVGMRDAGQSDYKNRLRIFDLKTLAPYYNEMGLFAAECHGGARWHVGIMNRRESPFEEIDILRELMPNVLLQTLIRETNMFGYRPYPKNIIEYVVERVDIDVWRCFSFLNDVRNMRIVAEVVMKRGRLFEPAISYTVAPWFDTKYYLKVVDEIVDLCGGVDEIILCIKDMAGVGTSKSVSELISAIKDRYPDLIINYHRHITDGLAIPVLVSAAKAGAKILDAQEDTLCRFYGHSPILSVEAALREEGIPVNLNRKMAELAVEKVREWIRDYEWAESPFKGFDHMVTRHKMPGGAFPSSFEQAEKGGFLHLMPAILQVMSLYNQIVKYFDVTPGSQITWVTCSGIVNRYHKEYGEEGVQRVINLLRKFVEEKNQEFSAMTPEEQEELLQLFRQAPGDFKNLILGHYGKLPVGWPDEWVYRSAFGEAWEEKIKERKDTSALENIPDEDLNHLRKQLEDELGRPVTEEEFILYLMHPKDAIDYIRFREKYGFAPLVLPTKVWREGLAKPGDKVEFELDGKPYSIELVSIGSENEGIIHVVLKVNNKTRVFEVRTPRAKKAEVKKAMKPNEIGAPISGTVWRIGNPKRGAIKPGDIVHKGEEIANLESMKMENPILAPFDAQVVEVCIKLNQMVEEGQLLFVLKPLEEG, from the coding sequence ATGGGATATGTCTTTGTTAAACCCGGCATGAGTCCAAGAGAAATAGTGCAAAAAGTAAGGGAGCTACCCGGGGTTTCCTTAGTATCTGTGGGGATGAGAGATGCAGGACAATCGGATTATAAAAATCGTTTAAGAATCTTTGATCTTAAGACCTTAGCTCCCTATTACAATGAAATGGGGCTTTTTGCCGCAGAGTGTCATGGAGGGGCAAGATGGCATGTAGGAATCATGAATCGCAGGGAAAGTCCCTTTGAAGAAATAGACATCTTAAGGGAGCTTATGCCCAATGTGCTTCTTCAGACCCTTATTCGTGAAACTAATATGTTTGGTTATAGGCCCTATCCAAAAAACATTATTGAATATGTAGTAGAGAGGGTAGATATTGATGTCTGGAGGTGTTTTTCATTTTTAAATGATGTGCGAAACATGCGGATAGTTGCAGAAGTGGTGATGAAACGAGGCAGGCTCTTTGAACCCGCTATCTCTTATACAGTTGCCCCCTGGTTTGATACAAAATATTACCTTAAAGTAGTAGATGAGATTGTTGACCTCTGTGGAGGGGTAGATGAGATAATCCTTTGCATAAAGGACATGGCAGGTGTAGGGACATCCAAAAGTGTTTCTGAGTTGATCTCAGCTATCAAAGATAGGTATCCTGATCTAATTATAAACTACCATCGCCACATAACAGATGGGCTGGCTATACCGGTGCTTGTATCTGCAGCCAAGGCTGGAGCTAAAATTCTTGATGCTCAAGAAGATACCCTCTGCAGATTTTATGGTCATTCCCCTATCCTTTCCGTTGAAGCAGCCCTTAGAGAAGAAGGTATCCCAGTAAACCTTAACAGGAAGATGGCTGAGCTTGCAGTGGAAAAAGTTAGAGAATGGATAAGAGACTATGAATGGGCTGAATCTCCTTTTAAAGGTTTTGACCATATGGTTACCCGGCACAAGATGCCAGGAGGAGCTTTCCCAAGCTCCTTTGAACAAGCTGAAAAAGGTGGATTTCTTCATCTCATGCCTGCAATTTTGCAGGTCATGAGCCTTTACAATCAAATTGTAAAGTATTTTGATGTGACCCCTGGCTCTCAAATCACCTGGGTAACCTGCTCTGGAATTGTCAATCGCTATCATAAAGAATATGGAGAAGAAGGGGTGCAGAGGGTAATCAATCTTTTGCGAAAGTTTGTGGAGGAGAAAAATCAAGAATTCTCTGCTATGACCCCTGAAGAACAGGAGGAATTATTACAGCTCTTCAGACAAGCGCCTGGAGACTTTAAAAACCTTATTCTTGGCCATTATGGGAAACTACCTGTGGGTTGGCCTGATGAATGGGTCTATCGGTCTGCCTTTGGAGAGGCCTGGGAAGAAAAAATCAAGGAGAGAAAAGATACCTCCGCCCTTGAAAATATCCCTGATGAGGATTTAAATCACTTAAGGAAACAACTGGAAGATGAACTTGGAAGACCTGTTACTGAAGAGGAATTTATTCTTTATCTTATGCATCCAAAGGATGCCATTGATTATATCAGATTTCGTGAAAAATATGGTTTTGCCCCTCTGGTTCTTCCGACCAAGGTCTGGAGAGAGGGCCTTGCCAAACCAGGAGATAAAGTTGAGTTTGAATTAGATGGTAAACCCTATAGCATAGAACTTGTCTCCATTGGAAGTGAAAACGAGGGTATTATTCATGTGGTTCTCAAGGTTAATAATAAAACAAGGGTCTTTGAGGTGAGAACTCCACGGGCTAAAAAAGCTGAGGTTAAAAAGGCTATGAAACCAAATGAGATAGGTGCTCCCATTAGTGGAACTGTTTGGAGAATAGGAAATCCCAAAAGGGGAGCTATAAAACCCGGAGACATTGTGCATAAAGGTGAAGAAATAGCTAATCTTGAGTCCATGAAGATGGAAAACCCCATTCTGGCACCCTTTGATGCCCAGGTAGTAGAAGTTTGTATAAAGCTGAATCAGATGGTAGAAGAGGGTCAGCTCCTCTTTGTGTTAAAACCCCTTGAGGAAGGGTAA
- a CDS encoding acetyl-CoA carboxylase biotin carboxylase subunit produces the protein MALEQDIRKVLIANRGVPAVRIMNTCRDKKIKTVAIYSTPDRLAYHVFLADEAVHIGEAPPLDSYLNMEKIIKAATEKKCQAIHPGWGFLAENPAFAEMVESAGLIWVGPPPQVIRLMGDKIRAKKIAQKANVPTIPGMLNVQSPEDILKWMREEEVIFPILIKAAAGGGGKGMVRVDSAEEIPVAFERARSEAKKAFGDDTLLVEKYIEKGRHIEVQILGDKFGNVVHLFERECTIQRRNQKILEEAPSPSIDDNLRQEICFTAVRLARELGYYSAGTVEFLLDPKTRKFYFLEVNTRLQVEHGVTELITGLDIVSLMFDIAQGKKLPFTQEDIYPNRHAIEVRINAEDPRTFNPSFGTITRLEIPLGPGIRVASGVYEGADVPPYYDSLIMLLMSAGADRTEALRVMDRALSRGLRVEGIKTIAPLLLSIIRHPKFIEGNFSTRFIEEYYQELISAFREKTSDDEALKIAQYVAEISALGPQPWM, from the coding sequence ATGGCTTTAGAACAGGACATTCGGAAGGTCTTAATTGCCAATAGGGGAGTGCCTGCAGTAAGGATTATGAATACCTGTCGGGACAAGAAAATTAAGACTGTTGCCATATACAGCACCCCTGATAGATTGGCCTATCATGTCTTTTTAGCGGATGAAGCAGTGCATATCGGAGAGGCTCCCCCTCTTGATTCTTACCTCAACATGGAAAAAATTATCAAAGCTGCCACAGAGAAGAAATGCCAGGCCATCCATCCTGGCTGGGGATTCTTAGCTGAAAATCCTGCCTTTGCAGAGATGGTTGAATCTGCCGGGCTTATCTGGGTTGGCCCACCTCCTCAGGTTATTCGCCTGATGGGAGACAAAATTCGAGCCAAAAAAATTGCTCAAAAAGCCAATGTCCCAACCATACCAGGTATGTTAAATGTTCAAAGTCCAGAGGATATTTTAAAATGGATGCGAGAAGAGGAGGTTATCTTCCCTATCCTTATAAAGGCAGCTGCCGGAGGCGGGGGAAAGGGAATGGTAAGAGTGGATTCAGCAGAGGAGATTCCTGTTGCCTTTGAAAGGGCTCGGTCTGAAGCAAAAAAGGCCTTTGGTGATGATACCCTCTTAGTGGAAAAATACATTGAAAAGGGAAGACATATTGAGGTTCAGATTCTGGGAGATAAATTTGGCAATGTGGTGCACCTCTTTGAAAGAGAGTGCACTATTCAGAGGAGAAACCAAAAGATTTTAGAGGAAGCTCCTTCTCCAAGTATAGATGATAACCTTAGACAGGAGATCTGCTTTACCGCAGTAAGACTGGCCAGAGAGCTTGGGTATTATTCTGCAGGAACCGTTGAATTTCTTCTTGACCCAAAGACCAGAAAGTTCTATTTTCTTGAGGTAAATACCCGTCTTCAGGTTGAACATGGTGTAACAGAACTTATCACCGGTCTTGATATTGTAAGTCTTATGTTTGATATTGCTCAGGGGAAGAAACTGCCCTTCACTCAAGAGGATATTTATCCTAATCGGCACGCAATTGAAGTCCGTATTAATGCTGAGGATCCCCGCACCTTTAACCCCTCCTTTGGAACTATAACCCGCTTGGAAATTCCCCTTGGGCCTGGAATTAGAGTTGCCTCGGGAGTTTATGAAGGAGCTGATGTGCCTCCTTATTATGATTCCCTGATTATGCTCCTTATGTCTGCAGGGGCAGACAGAACTGAGGCCTTAAGAGTTATGGATAGAGCCCTGAGTAGAGGCTTAAGAGTAGAGGGTATTAAGACCATTGCCCCGCTTCTTCTCAGCATAATCAGGCATCCTAAATTTATAGAAGGAAATTTTTCCACGCGCTTTATTGAGGAATACTATCAGGAACTTATCTCTGCCTTTAGAGAAAAGACTTCTGATGATGAGGCCCTCAAGATTGCCCAATATGTAGCTGAGATATCTGCCCTTGGGCCTCAGCCCTGGATGTAA
- a CDS encoding DUF2905 domain-containing protein — MQELSGLGKFLILFGIIFIALGLLLLLLPKIPFLGRLPGDIYIKRDSFTFYFPLGTSILLSILLTLLLNLLFRK, encoded by the coding sequence ATGCAGGAGCTCTCAGGTTTGGGTAAATTTCTAATTCTCTTTGGAATAATTTTTATAGCCCTTGGGCTTTTATTGCTTTTGCTTCCTAAAATCCCCTTTCTGGGAAGACTTCCAGGGGACATCTATATAAAGCGTGATAGCTTTACCTTTTATTTTCCCCTTGGAACTTCCATTCTTTTAAGTATCCTTTTAACCCTTCTTTTAAATCTCCTTTTCAGAAAGTAA
- a CDS encoding ArnT family glycosyltransferase, translating to MKTERFSSEAWLFYLLLAVFFFLFLLSFFLPLLSYQEARRAIIIQETYLFKSLIPLLNGEPYFTKPPLHTWLSLPFYALGNLFKQEIFFLRLPSFLSYLFTAYLIYLLCHKNLLKSILCLSILFSAFRFLSFIYRIDLEPLFIFFTTLSFYFLQRYLERPSQKLSLAFYTGLALAFLIRGPLHFFLLPALALLALFTKNKPLFRLLFSPVGWGLFLLLIFPWYLYGYLKFGFHIFQEFLHTDISERLASPKDPFYYYFKALFLNFFPYFLLLFIKIKHLWKNHLIQLKAHPLSLYFSSLFIPLLLLSFTGSKFDKYLLYLYPIASLFFVEILLKIYSQKFLIRFVGIILFLNLLIVTLATYFPLKDLKTNTSLWIENLNPKKDYLFYQQAHPLAIFILQKPLAIIKQEEEAKEILKQGHYVLSPVELNFARQELVLPDPYKKGKYWYVYKALTF from the coding sequence ATGAAAACTGAAAGATTTAGCTCAGAGGCCTGGTTATTTTATCTTCTTTTGGCCGTTTTTTTCTTCCTGTTTCTCCTTTCCTTCTTCTTACCCCTCCTTTCTTATCAGGAGGCAAGAAGAGCAATTATTATTCAGGAGACCTATCTATTTAAATCTTTAATCCCTCTCCTCAATGGAGAGCCCTATTTTACTAAACCTCCCCTTCATACCTGGCTATCTCTTCCTTTTTATGCTCTGGGAAACCTCTTTAAACAAGAAATCTTTTTTTTAAGACTACCTTCTTTTTTAAGTTATCTTTTTACAGCATATCTTATATACTTACTTTGCCATAAAAATCTGCTTAAATCCATCCTTTGCCTCTCTATTTTATTTTCAGCTTTTCGTTTTTTAAGTTTTATTTACCGCATTGACCTTGAACCCCTTTTTATCTTCTTTACAACTCTGAGTTTTTATTTTCTTCAAAGGTATCTTGAAAGGCCCTCTCAAAAATTATCCCTTGCCTTTTACACAGGCTTGGCCTTAGCTTTTTTAATTCGGGGACCTCTGCACTTTTTTCTTCTTCCTGCCCTTGCGCTTTTGGCCCTTTTCACCAAAAATAAACCCCTATTCAGATTACTTTTCTCTCCCGTAGGCTGGGGATTATTTTTACTCCTCATTTTTCCCTGGTATCTATATGGATATCTGAAATTTGGCTTCCATATCTTTCAAGAATTTTTACATACAGATATATCTGAAAGACTCGCCTCCCCAAAGGACCCCTTTTATTACTATTTTAAGGCCCTTTTTTTAAATTTTTTTCCCTATTTCCTGCTCCTTTTCATAAAAATTAAACATCTCTGGAAAAATCACCTCATCCAATTAAAAGCACATCCTTTATCCCTTTATTTTTCTTCCCTTTTTATCCCTCTTTTACTTTTAAGTTTTACAGGCTCAAAATTTGACAAATATCTGCTATATCTCTATCCCATTGCCTCTCTCTTTTTTGTTGAAATTCTTTTAAAAATATATTCCCAAAAATTTTTAATTAGATTTGTGGGTATAATCTTATTTCTGAATCTTTTGATAGTTACCCTTGCCACCTATTTTCCTCTTAAAGACTTAAAAACAAACACATCTCTATGGATAGAAAACCTTAATCCAAAAAAGGATTACCTCTTTTATCAACAAGCTCATCCCCTTGCTATTTTTATTTTGCAAAAACCTCTTGCTATTATCAAACAGGAAGAAGAGGCTAAAGAGATCTTAAAGCAAGGACATTATGTTCTCTCCCCTGTAGAACTGAATTTTGCCAGACAAGAACTTGTCTTACCTGATCCTTACAAAAAAGGAAAATATTGGTATGTGTATAAAGCTCTTACTTTCTGA